AAATGTGCTGTAAGAAATATCAACTTTACAATTGAACAAGGGGAAATGGTAGGTTTTATAGGTCCAAATGGTGCAGGTAAATCTACAACAATTAAAATGCTTACGGGTATCCTTACCCCTAGTTCAGGTACAGTGCGTGTGTTTGGTCAAGATCCTTGTAAGAACCGCACATTGAACGCTCTTAAGATTGGGGTATTGTTTGGACAGCGTTCTCAAATGCTATGGGACCTACCTGTGCGTGATACTTTTGAAATGTTTAAGATTATGTACAGAATCAAGCCACAGGATTATAAACGCCAGCGAGATAGACTAATTGAAATGCTGGATATGAGTGATTTTTTATCTCAGGCGGTGAGACAGTTAAGTTTGGGGCAACGTATGCGGGCTAATTTGGCATTATCCTTTTTGCACCAACCTCAAGTAGTTTTCCTTGATGAGCCAACCATAGGTTTAGACGTACTTGTTAAAGATAGAGTCCAGGAATTTTTAAAACAAATTAATAAAGAGCAGAATACTACTATTCTACTTACCACACATGATACTAAAGATATTGAAGAAGTAGCTCAAAGGCTTGTGTTAATAGATAAGGGAAAACTGTTATTTGATGGTGAACAAGTTGAATTCCATGAAAAATATAAAGAAACTGAGTATATTTTAGAGGTTGTATTCGATCAGTCTACACCACCAATAATTCACGAACATTTTCAATTACAAAGTGTCGAAACGCAAAAACATTTCTATAAAATTCTACATAATCAAATGCGTAAGGGAGAAGCTATCAGTTATGTTGCTTCCCGTTATAATGTGGTGGATATTCGGGTGCGTGAGTCATCGCTTGAAGGGATTTTGAAAAACTTATATAAATAGTAAAAATTCACTTGAAGGAAATTGTCGAATAACAATTATATAGACTTTTTGGCACTGCTTTTTCTTTCTGTTTGTGCTGATGTAGTCGGAATGGAGTTTATTATGAAAAAAGTTGGGATCATTACTCTTTATTACAAAAATTATAATTATGGTGGGCAACTCGGAGCATTTGCTCTACAAAAAGCTATCTCTAAGCTAGGTTTTCATTGTGAGCAGATTGCATTCAAGTGGCTAAACGAACATACGTTACAAACATATGAAAGCGCTAAAAGTGCTGAACAGTTTAGAGTGTTTTCCGAAAGTATTCCCCATAGTGATCGTTTATATACAGTATCTGATATTGCAGAGTGTGTTGATGATTACGATATTTTTGTTTGTGGCAGCGATCAAATATGGGGTTTGCCATGGGTTATTTCCGATGAGATTTTACCCTGTATGGCACTTTCTTTTGTTACAGCATCAAAACCGAAAATTGCTTACGCAGCAAGCATGGGAGGAGCAGAAATAGGAGAGGAACGAATGAATATCCTTGCTCCACATGTTAATTCCCTAGACTTTGTTTCTGTTCGTGAAAAAAGTGCAGTTCCTTTTGTGGAAACAATGAGTAATGGAGAGGTTACTCATGTATTAGATCCTGTAATGCTTCTTGATAAGTCTGAATGGGATGATATAGCTGCTACTCCTCCAGAAAAAGCCTATATACTCACGTATGATTTACGAGATATTCCAGCGATTAGAGAATATGCTGAAGCCCTTTCAAAAAAGTATGGATACGAGATAATATCTCTTGCGACTGC
This genomic interval from Paenibacillus sp. FSL H8-0332 contains the following:
- a CDS encoding ATP-binding cassette domain-containing protein, whose protein sequence is MPQIELSNVTKDYKIRNRESNRSIFKEFIRPSYTKKCAVRNINFTIEQGEMVGFIGPNGAGKSTTIKMLTGILTPSSGTVRVFGQDPCKNRTLNALKIGVLFGQRSQMLWDLPVRDTFEMFKIMYRIKPQDYKRQRDRLIEMLDMSDFLSQAVRQLSLGQRMRANLALSFLHQPQVVFLDEPTIGLDVLVKDRVQEFLKQINKEQNTTILLTTHDTKDIEEVAQRLVLIDKGKLLFDGEQVEFHEKYKETEYILEVVFDQSTPPIIHEHFQLQSVETQKHFYKILHNQMRKGEAISYVASRYNVVDIRVRESSLEGILKNLYK
- a CDS encoding polysaccharide pyruvyl transferase family protein; this encodes MALLFLSVCADVVGMEFIMKKVGIITLYYKNYNYGGQLGAFALQKAISKLGFHCEQIAFKWLNEHTLQTYESAKSAEQFRVFSESIPHSDRLYTVSDIAECVDDYDIFVCGSDQIWGLPWVISDEILPCMALSFVTASKPKIAYAASMGGAEIGEERMNILAPHVNSLDFVSVREKSAVPFVETMSNGEVTHVLDPVMLLDKSEWDDIAATPPEKAYILTYDLRDIPAIREYAEALSKKYGYEIISLATAGAATVGPKEFVGYIKHAKYFITSAFHGAVFSILFKVPFLVFPVSDNPKDPKSMDSRLIALLDTFGLSNCYVFNKNDIPNIEDITFHHIDEVKTSAFRHDSIQFLKGALET